The Sabethes cyaneus chromosome 3, idSabCyanKW18_F2, whole genome shotgun sequence DNA window TTGAGCTTTTCTGAATACTTTGATACcacagccaggaactttgcaccggcggaggcaatctacgccagactgaaagcggagtctaggagaattgagctaaaaataaactagtaaggagattcaacggtGCATTCAAGGGGAAATCGGTCCTACTTTTCATTTTGCAAATCAATACGATCAAGAAACGCCATCGTACGAACCTAACAACCCGTATCAGACCGGCAGTTCTTTATAGACTTGAAGGTACTagggacgatatttgacggaatataaactgaaagcggagaatggcggagGCTTATAAAAAATACGGGTTACAGgcgctacttggagagatttcgaCCGTACATCTGGCAAATGTCGATAGGCTGGACagatcgtaaggatgccggacggtaAGGCGACGAAatagttcttttcaacaacgccaccggcaccaggaacagggaggctcaacgtgcaagaccAGGCCAAAAATGACTTACGACCTCTGGAGAATAGGCGACAAGCGGCACgaaacagcacgagtcacccCGGTTCTAGGCAGCTGACCAAGACGACAACGCCCGGTAATTAGAGTTAGCAGAAATATGCCAATCATTGCATTCTACCAAAATGCTGTTTAAAGGAACATTAGTGAATTTTAACTATTTACTATTTTACAATTCATAATAGGTACGCGATATAGGAAAAATGCAATGAATCGTTTAACGacaaattattcaatttttaagaAAGCATTAAAACGCGATGAAGTTGAAGATTTAAAGATCCCTCTACCAAAGgatcttattttattttgtttctaaCCGTCGACGATCTTAAGCCGTAGCTGTAGTAACAGTTTTATCTCCTTCTACATCGGCAGCCGTTACTTCCTTACTATCTTCAGGCTCTGGCGGTGCCGGTGGTTCGTCGTCCACACGATACGTTATGTAAGCCGGTGCTTTCGGTGGCATCCAGTCGGGGACTATTTTTTCGTGTAGACGCCAAACTCCGTATTCATTGGACAAATGCTTTTCGAATACTACATATTCAAGGCAATCTTTCACGATAGCTTCGCTTCCGTGCATTAACCGACCGAAACGGTCATAGATAGCAAGCATCTGCTGGGTGTGGAAGCGAACTGTAACCTGAGCGAACAAATTTTCCTTACTAATCACATCCGTTACACGAGCATGTACAACTCGTGGAGGTTCTAGGGACTGGAGAAATTTCCAGTGAATTGTTTTATCTGCTATATTATGCATCAACTCTGGATAGGCTCGCTCAGTTACTAGCTCCCGCAGcttgtatttatttttttcggccAACGTATTATGCGCATTAATGTAAATGTTCTGAGCTTCAGCCGCAAACTCGGGCGCTTCAAAATCTTCGTCGTAGTTACGGATTTTCCTGATGGCCATCATGGACTTGGTTTTCTTTTCCAACAGCTCAAATTTTTGCTTGGCCCCCTCTTTCGAAATGGCTGACATCTTGCCATCCCCTTCTGGTGGAACATACGGTTCAAACACTCCGCCTGTGCAGCTGATATGGAAAGGACGTTCCAACCATGGGCGCGGCGGTAGTATACCGCGCTCCTTCAttcttgttttcatttgttCCTGGCTCAAATCCTCCACACGTTCATTTAGATTGGGTATGTCTATCTTAACAACTTTGGCTTTACGTAGTTTCTTCCACCTTGGATCCCAATGTTTGGTACGGCGATGACGaacttgctgctgctgcatagCAAATATGTTTTGCAGACCCGCCGCCAGCAAACCTACTTGGGGCAGCTAAAAAGCATTTTTCGTAACAGATTTGAGTAGAGAATGTAAGTCATGAATAGAATACCTGCAGCATTTTGCAACCAATGTGGCTAATAGACGAAATTGAGGCCATCGTAAATTACTATAATTTCTCCCGATCTTAGGTCCAATTACATCATTACCAAATCAAAATCAATACGATTTTGTTATGACAGTTACGTCATATTGTGGACTTCCTTCGAAAATGTCGAAATCGACAAGAGAGGCCGTTTTTCGAAAAAGTAGggttgaaaattattttcgaaagtAAGATCGTTCAAGAGGGGCTTCCAGCAAGGCGTATCAGtgcgtatccagctttttacgagccataatggcggacgtgttcgtaatattaaatcgaaatgtcaaaaatactgttcaaatattacgaacacgtccgctattatggctcgtaaaaagctggatagagattgctgacatttaccgcacgcacaattcgccgcgtatacgtatacgcggtttATTGTTTGCATCTCTAAGATTTTTTTCGCAgcgaaaaatttttcacgatgcacacaaaccactaATACAGTCGCACATTATGCAATccttatacagtggacccccgttcgtttgaacgattcctcatgcaaactaacggggttagtttttaatttgaacaactggtaaccctaaatatgctcgagcttgtgtgaactggctgccctactctttgttattgttttggtgatttgtttcagttggcagttgcaagcagcgaatatttcattctcggatcagatttctaccatgatcgttgggaaaacgcattgtaaaacagaataaacacgctagattagtacaaacaaatcgtgtttatgtgaattgtctgcataagcaaatgatgtcatattgagaatgacatttgaaccatttttaatttgcacgtcgtgcaaaccaacgggggtccacggtagttaccagagattacttttataatcatttacgaattaattaggtaatcagtataataatcaatgataatcttaagtaatcattggtaatcataattaatttttagtaatcacaaATCATTGATTACTGGTAGTCAGAGGTACTCGGTCAACCACTCGTGAAATTCCTATGTAGttctttatgcaaaaataaagcTTTGTGACGATAAATCTTTACGTTTAGTTTTCAATAATATCGATACGAATATTTGAACTCCTTCATAGATCGATACtcgcatttaaaacattttctttgtcag harbors:
- the LOC128743133 gene encoding probable 39S ribosomal protein L45, mitochondrial encodes the protein MASISSISHIGCKMLQLPQVGLLAAGLQNIFAMQQQQVRHRRTKHWDPRWKKLRKAKVVKIDIPNLNERVEDLSQEQMKTRMKERGILPPRPWLERPFHISCTGGVFEPYVPPEGDGKMSAISKEGAKQKFELLEKKTKSMMAIRKIRNYDEDFEAPEFAAEAQNIYINAHNTLAEKNKYKLRELVTERAYPELMHNIADKTIHWKFLQSLEPPRVVHARVTDVISKENLFAQVTVRFHTQQMLAIYDRFGRLMHGSEAIVKDCLEYVVFEKHLSNEYGVWRLHEKIVPDWMPPKAPAYITYRVDDEPPAPPEPEDSKEVTAADVEGDKTVTTATA